Within the Candidatus Binatia bacterium genome, the region GATGCTGAAGAAAGTCGGTTACTGGAGCGTTGGATTGATCCCGAAAGGTGGCGCGAACCTCTATGAGGCTGAACTTCCGGAACAAGTGGTGGTTGTCGTGGGAGGGGAGGCCGGGATGCGACCACTGGTGGCAAGGCAATGCGACTTTGCCGTTTCCATTCCTATGCTAGGAAGGATAGAAGCCTTGAACGCCTCGGTGGCGGCCGCGGTTGTGCTCTACGAAGTGGTGCGGCGCTGGCAGAGGTGGAGTGGGAAGCGGGGGATCTGAGAAGTTCCGCGATTGTATTGACACGAGGTGGGGTCTATTATAAGAAGCACTTTTTGCGCCAGGCTCCTCTGCACACCGATGGGTAGGTTCGGCACGGGATGGTGGCGCGGCAGGGCCGATGTAGCTCAAGAGGTAGAGCGACTGACTTGTAATCAGTAGGTTGCCAGTTCAAGTCTGGCCATCGGCTCCAGTGTGCGGAGAGGTTCCCGAGTGGCCAAAGGGAGCAGACTGTAAATCTGCCGGCGTATGCCTTCGGAGGTTCGAATCCTCCCCTCTCCACAAGGACGATGTGAAGATGGACGTGCTTAGAGCGCGGGAGTAGCTCAGTTGGTTAGAGCATCAGCCTTCCAAGCTGAGGGTCGCGGGTTCGAGTCCCGTTTCCCGCTTGATTAGATGGAGGTCAGCAGTCGGAACACGACAGGAACCGTTGGTTGACACGCCGTGATGCGTGTGTGAGCTAAACGCCCAGGTAGCTCAGTTGGTTAGAGCACCTCCTTGGTAAGGAGGAGGTCGGCGGTTCGATTCCGCTCCTGGGCTTCTCCTGGGTTGACGAGAAGGGTCCATGGCGAAGCAAAAGTTTGAGCGCAAGAAGCCGCACGTGAATGTGGGGACGATTGGGCACATTGATCACGGGAAGACGACGTTGACGGCGGCGATCACGAAGGTATTGGCGTCGCGCAAGCTGGCGAGTTTCGTTCCGT harbors:
- a CDS encoding GTP-binding protein, which gives rise to MAKQKFERKKPHVNVGTIGHIDHGKTTLTAAITKVLASRKLASFVP